One window of Pseudomonas sp. FP198 genomic DNA carries:
- a CDS encoding methyl-accepting chemotaxis protein — translation MVKFATDSTREVEQRQTESKAAQLAFETSRQTDEHTQLGTAVVQQTVTVVQSIADELQQVATGISALSAQSEEIGNIVDAIRGIAEQTNLLALNAAIEAARAGEQGRGFAVVADEVRNLARRTSQATVAITEVVGKNRDLARQAVGSMQSSTAKAEQGVKLANQAGTVILDIHRGAKQVVEVMGEFAQTLDQRREA, via the coding sequence GTGGTCAAGTTTGCCACCGACAGCACGCGTGAAGTCGAGCAACGCCAGACCGAATCAAAGGCGGCGCAGTTGGCCTTCGAGACGTCCCGGCAGACGGATGAGCACACCCAGTTGGGCACCGCCGTCGTGCAGCAGACCGTGACCGTGGTGCAAAGCATCGCCGATGAACTGCAACAGGTCGCCACCGGGATCAGCGCCCTCAGCGCGCAGTCCGAAGAGATCGGCAACATTGTCGACGCCATCCGGGGGATCGCGGAACAGACCAACCTGCTTGCCCTCAATGCGGCCATCGAGGCCGCTCGTGCCGGTGAGCAGGGGCGCGGCTTCGCGGTGGTTGCCGATGAAGTGCGCAATCTGGCCCGGCGCACCAGCCAGGCGACCGTTGCCATTACCGAAGTGGTCGGCAAGAACCGCGACCTGGCCAGGCAGGCGGTGGGCAGCATGCAATCGAGTACCGCCAAGGCCGAGCAAGGCGTGAAGCTGGCGAACCAGGCTGGCACCGTCATCCTCGACATCCACCGGGGGGCGAAGCAGGTGGTGGAGGTCATGGGCGAATTCGCCCAGACCCTGGACCAGCGCCGCGAAGCCTGA
- a CDS encoding TIGR02450 family Trp-rich protein: protein MNKFNPRKLHLSKWTACDPVHREKHFLVTQLLCDEQDRPVQVELQAVYSGRSAMLDWRELTDSERWKIGWH, encoded by the coding sequence ATGAATAAATTCAACCCTCGCAAACTCCACCTTTCCAAGTGGACCGCCTGCGACCCTGTCCATCGGGAAAAGCATTTCCTGGTAACCCAATTGCTCTGTGACGAACAGGATCGCCCCGTTCAGGTTGAGTTGCAGGCGGTATACAGCGGACGATCGGCCATGCTGGACTGGCGTGAGCTGACCGACAGCGAACGCTGGAAAATCGGTTGGCACTAA
- a CDS encoding sigma-54-dependent Fis family transcriptional regulator: protein MNPTESLKDYKRVRTLAIRSLFEIIEQSSEGTVIVDRDANIVWMNERYARRFGLNSAQEAIGRACESVIPGSLLREVVRTGRPILLDMQDTPKEPLVVMRLPIHDNAGAVIGAIGFALFDELRSLSPMLKRYLSMQEELASTRSLLRARQTKYNFAHFIGTSSAGLEVKRRARRSASTDSPVLLLGETGTGKELLAQAIHSASPRAHKAFVSINSAAIPESLLEAEFFGTAPGAFTGADRKGRAGKLQIAQGGTLFLDEIGDMPLPLQSKLLRVLQEKEYEPVGSNEVLQSDVRIIAATSTDLEAAIKRGEFRADLYYRLNVLPIQVPPLRERLDDLPALSEAILEELRSQHELHRDALDLLGQHAWPGNIRELRNVLERAALLSDDLMLSAADIRAAIGTFIPVERTTSPSLEPLLAQETFSQARARFDRHLIETTLAHCDGKVVEAAERLGLGRSTLYKKMVALGIAESQ, encoded by the coding sequence ATGAATCCCACCGAAAGTCTCAAGGACTACAAGCGCGTACGCACGCTGGCGATCCGCTCGCTGTTCGAGATCATCGAGCAGTCCAGCGAAGGCACGGTCATTGTCGATCGCGATGCGAATATCGTCTGGATGAACGAGCGCTACGCCCGTCGTTTCGGCCTGAATTCGGCGCAGGAAGCCATCGGCCGCGCCTGCGAAAGCGTCATCCCCGGCAGCTTGCTGCGTGAGGTGGTGCGCACCGGACGGCCGATCCTGCTGGACATGCAGGACACGCCCAAGGAACCGCTGGTGGTGATGCGCCTGCCGATCCACGACAACGCCGGCGCGGTGATCGGCGCCATCGGTTTTGCCCTGTTCGATGAGTTGCGCAGCCTGTCGCCGATGCTCAAGCGCTATCTGAGCATGCAGGAAGAACTGGCCTCCACCCGCTCGTTGCTGCGGGCGCGGCAGACCAAGTACAACTTTGCCCACTTCATCGGCACCAGCAGCGCCGGCCTGGAGGTCAAGCGCCGCGCCCGACGCAGCGCCAGTACCGATTCACCGGTGCTGCTGCTCGGCGAAACCGGTACCGGCAAAGAGTTGCTGGCCCAAGCGATCCATAGTGCTTCACCGCGGGCGCACAAGGCCTTTGTCAGCATCAACAGCGCTGCCATCCCCGAATCGCTGCTCGAAGCCGAGTTCTTCGGCACCGCGCCAGGCGCTTTCACCGGCGCCGACCGCAAGGGCCGCGCCGGCAAACTGCAGATCGCCCAAGGCGGCACGCTGTTCCTCGACGAGATCGGCGACATGCCGCTACCGCTGCAAAGCAAACTGCTGCGAGTGCTTCAGGAGAAGGAATACGAACCGGTCGGCTCCAACGAGGTGTTGCAGAGCGATGTGCGGATCATTGCCGCGACCTCCACCGATCTTGAAGCGGCAATCAAGCGCGGCGAGTTCCGCGCCGACCTCTATTACCGTCTCAACGTGCTGCCGATCCAGGTCCCGCCGCTGCGCGAGCGCCTGGATGATCTGCCGGCATTGAGTGAGGCGATCCTCGAAGAACTGCGCAGCCAGCACGAACTGCACCGCGACGCCCTCGATCTGCTGGGCCAACATGCCTGGCCGGGCAACATTCGGGAATTGCGCAACGTGCTGGAACGAGCCGCGTTGCTCAGCGACGACCTGATGCTCAGCGCAGCTGATATCCGCGCGGCCATTGGTACTTTCATCCCGGTTGAGCGCACGACAAGCCCGAGCCTGGAGCCGTTATTGGCGCAGGAAACCTTCAGCCAGGCCCGGGCTCGATTTGACCGGCACTTGATCGAAACCACCCTCGCGCATTGCGATGGCAAGGTAGTCGAGGCGGCCGAGCGATTGGGGCTGGGGAGATCGACGTTGTACAAGAAGATGGTGGCGCTGGGGATTGCAGAGTCTCAATAA
- a CDS encoding 3-hydroxybutyrate dehydrogenase: MTTFLSGKTALVTGSTSGIGLGIALSLAKAGANLILNGFGDASAVIAEVKQFGGKVGHHPADVSDPAQIADMLAYAERDFGGVDILVNNAGIQHVAAVEDFPVERWDSIIAINLSSVFHATRLSLPGMRAKGWGRIVNVASVHGQVGSVGKAAYVAAKHGVIGLTKVVGLETATSNVTCNAICPGWVLTPLVQKQIDDRIASGVDPQQAQHDLLAEKQPSLEFVTPPQLGELVLFLCSEAGSQVRGAAWNVDGGWLAQ; the protein is encoded by the coding sequence ATGACGACATTTCTTTCCGGCAAGACTGCCCTGGTCACCGGCTCCACCAGCGGCATCGGCCTGGGCATCGCCCTGAGCCTGGCCAAGGCCGGCGCCAACCTGATCCTCAATGGCTTCGGCGATGCCTCGGCGGTGATCGCCGAGGTCAAGCAGTTCGGTGGCAAGGTCGGCCATCATCCGGCCGATGTCAGCGACCCGGCACAGATTGCCGACATGCTCGCCTACGCCGAGCGCGATTTCGGCGGCGTGGACATCCTGGTGAACAATGCCGGGATCCAGCACGTGGCCGCAGTAGAGGATTTCCCGGTGGAGCGCTGGGATTCGATCATTGCCATCAACCTGTCCTCGGTGTTCCACGCCACTCGCCTGAGCCTGCCGGGCATGCGCGCCAAGGGCTGGGGACGGATCGTCAACGTCGCCTCGGTGCATGGCCAGGTCGGCTCGGTGGGCAAGGCCGCCTACGTCGCCGCGAAGCATGGGGTGATCGGGCTGACCAAGGTGGTTGGCCTGGAAACCGCCACCAGCAACGTGACCTGCAATGCAATCTGCCCAGGCTGGGTGCTGACGCCACTGGTGCAGAAACAGATCGACGACCGCATCGCCAGCGGCGTCGACCCGCAGCAGGCCCAGCACGATCTGTTGGCCGAGAAGCAACCGTCCCTGGAATTCGTCACCCCGCCGCAGCTGGGGGAACTGGTGCTGTTCCTCTGCAGCGAAGCCGGCAGCCAGGTGCGGGGCGCGGCGTGGAATGTTGATGGAGGATGGTTGGCGCAGTAA
- a CDS encoding ABC transporter ATP-binding protein, whose translation MSDNLIEIRNLNVAFNDQPVVRDLCLDIRPGECLALVGESGSGKSVTAHSILQLLTDSGARTTGSIRYRGQELVGAEAKTLRELRGNRIAMIFQEPMTSLNPLHSVEKQIGETLMLHKGLGGKAARQRILELLDLVGIQNPAERLKAYPHQLSGGQRQRVMIAMALACEPELLIADEPTTALDVTVQRKILLLLKSLQQRLGMSLLLISHDLNLVRSIAQRVCVMKAGEIVEQAPCETLFSAPQHPYSCELLHAEPEGEALPRDEREDVLQVEDLRVSFPIGGGLLRRKQYLRAVDGISLSIQRGKTLGIVGESGSGKSTLGQAILRLIESEGSIRFSGAALDQLSQKELRPWRKQMQVVFQDPFGSLSPRMSVQQIISEGLEVHSRSSAEQCEAQVIQALKEVGLDPQSRHRYPHEFSGGQRQRIAIARALVLKPALILLDEPTSALDRTVQKQVVALLRQLQEKHGLTYLFISHDLAVVRALAHDMIVIKDGKVVEQGASHDVFDSPRHPYTQELLAAAHPG comes from the coding sequence ATGAGCGACAACCTGATCGAAATCCGCAACCTGAACGTGGCCTTCAACGACCAACCGGTAGTGCGCGACCTGTGCCTGGATATCCGCCCTGGCGAATGCCTGGCCCTGGTGGGCGAATCCGGCTCAGGCAAGTCGGTGACGGCGCACTCGATTCTGCAATTGCTGACCGACAGCGGCGCACGCACCACCGGCAGCATTCGTTATCGAGGCCAGGAACTGGTGGGCGCCGAGGCCAAGACCTTGCGTGAGTTGCGCGGCAATCGGATCGCAATGATTTTCCAGGAGCCGATGACGTCGCTGAATCCATTGCACAGCGTCGAAAAGCAGATTGGCGAGACGTTGATGCTGCACAAGGGACTGGGCGGCAAAGCGGCGCGCCAGCGCATCCTGGAACTCCTCGACCTGGTGGGTATCCAGAACCCGGCCGAACGGCTCAAGGCCTATCCCCACCAACTATCGGGCGGTCAGCGCCAGCGGGTCATGATCGCCATGGCCCTGGCCTGCGAACCGGAGTTGCTGATTGCCGACGAGCCGACCACTGCCTTGGACGTGACGGTGCAACGCAAGATTCTCCTGCTGCTCAAGTCATTGCAGCAGCGGCTCGGCATGTCCCTGCTGCTGATCAGCCATGACCTCAACCTGGTGCGCAGCATCGCCCAGCGGGTGTGCGTGATGAAGGCGGGAGAAATCGTCGAGCAGGCGCCTTGCGAAACGTTGTTCAGCGCACCGCAACACCCCTACAGCTGCGAACTGCTGCACGCCGAGCCGGAAGGCGAAGCCCTGCCCCGGGACGAGCGTGAAGACGTGTTGCAGGTTGAGGATTTGCGGGTCAGCTTCCCCATCGGTGGCGGGCTGTTGCGGCGCAAGCAGTACCTGCGCGCCGTGGATGGCATCAGCCTGAGCATCCAGCGCGGCAAGACCCTGGGCATTGTTGGCGAATCCGGTTCCGGCAAGTCCACGCTCGGCCAGGCGATCCTGCGGTTGATCGAATCCGAAGGCAGCATCCGTTTTAGCGGCGCAGCCCTTGATCAGCTGTCGCAGAAAGAACTGCGGCCCTGGCGCAAGCAGATGCAAGTCGTCTTCCAGGACCCGTTTGGCAGTCTCAGCCCGCGAATGTCGGTGCAGCAGATCATCAGCGAAGGTCTGGAAGTCCACAGCAGGTCCAGCGCCGAGCAATGCGAAGCCCAGGTGATCCAGGCGCTCAAGGAAGTCGGCCTCGACCCGCAGAGCCGGCATCGTTACCCGCACGAGTTTTCCGGTGGCCAGCGTCAACGCATCGCCATCGCCCGGGCGCTGGTGCTCAAGCCCGCCCTGATCCTGCTGGACGAACCGACTTCGGCGCTGGATCGCACGGTGCAGAAACAAGTGGTCGCCCTGCTCCGCCAGCTCCAGGAAAAACACGGCCTGACCTACCTGTTCATCAGCCACGACCTGGCGGTCGTGCGGGCCCTGGCCCATGACATGATCGTGATCAAGGACGGCAAGGTCGTCGAGCAAGGCGCCAGCCACGACGTTTTCGACTCACCCCGACACCCTTATACCCAGGAACTGCTGGCGGCGGCGCATCCGGGATAA
- a CDS encoding GntP family permease, producing the protein MSVIIALAALTLLMVAAYRGYSVILFAPIAALGAVLLTDPSAVAPAFTGVFMDKMVGFIKLYFPVFLLGAVFGKLIELSGFSRSIVAAAIRLLGTRQAMLVIVLVCALLTYGGVSLFVVVFAVYPFAAEMFRQSNIPKRLIPATIALGAFSFTMDALPGTPQIQNIIPSTFFNTTAWAAPWLGVIGTIFVFCFGMLFLQRQRNKAQRAGEGYGTELRNEPETAEDIKLPNPWIAVSPLLAVGIMNLLFTQWIPQWYGKTHSLALPGMATPVTSDIAKLTAIWAVQAALLVGIVMVLLFGFRAIRSKLAEGSKSAVGGALLAAMNTASEYGFGAVIASLPGFLVLADWLKNIPDPLVNEAVTVTLLAGITGSASGGMSIALAAMSETFISAAHAANIPLEVLHRVAAMASGGMDTLPHNGAVITLLAVTGLTHREAYKDIFCITLIKTLAVFFVIGVFYATGIV; encoded by the coding sequence ATGAGTGTGATCATTGCCTTGGCAGCCCTGACGCTGCTGATGGTTGCCGCCTACCGTGGCTACAGCGTCATCCTCTTTGCCCCGATCGCCGCCCTCGGCGCGGTCCTGCTTACCGATCCATCCGCCGTCGCCCCCGCGTTCACCGGGGTGTTCATGGACAAGATGGTCGGCTTCATCAAACTCTATTTCCCGGTGTTCCTGCTTGGCGCGGTGTTTGGCAAGCTGATCGAGTTGTCGGGTTTCTCCCGCTCCATCGTCGCCGCGGCGATTCGCCTGCTGGGCACGCGCCAGGCCATGCTGGTGATCGTGCTGGTCTGCGCGTTGCTCACTTATGGCGGCGTGTCGCTGTTCGTCGTGGTGTTCGCGGTGTACCCGTTCGCCGCGGAGATGTTCCGCCAGAGCAATATTCCCAAGCGGCTGATTCCAGCCACCATCGCCCTCGGCGCATTCTCGTTTACCATGGACGCCCTGCCCGGCACGCCGCAGATCCAGAACATCATCCCCAGCACCTTCTTCAACACCACCGCCTGGGCGGCGCCGTGGCTGGGCGTGATCGGTACGATCTTCGTCTTCTGCTTCGGCATGCTGTTTTTGCAGCGCCAGCGCAACAAGGCCCAACGCGCCGGTGAAGGTTATGGCACCGAACTGCGCAACGAGCCGGAAACCGCCGAAGACATCAAGCTGCCCAACCCGTGGATCGCGGTTTCGCCGCTGCTGGCGGTAGGGATCATGAACCTGTTGTTTACCCAGTGGATCCCGCAGTGGTACGGCAAGACTCACAGCCTGGCGCTGCCGGGCATGGCGACACCGGTGACCAGCGACATCGCCAAGCTCACCGCGATCTGGGCGGTACAGGCCGCCTTGCTGGTGGGTATTGTCATGGTGCTGCTGTTCGGCTTCCGCGCGATTCGCAGCAAACTGGCCGAAGGCAGCAAGAGCGCGGTGGGCGGTGCCTTGCTCGCCGCGATGAACACCGCCTCGGAATACGGTTTCGGTGCGGTGATCGCCTCGTTGCCGGGCTTCCTGGTGCTGGCCGACTGGCTCAAGAACATTCCCGATCCGCTGGTCAACGAAGCAGTCACCGTAACGCTACTGGCAGGCATCACCGGTTCCGCTTCGGGGGGCATGAGCATCGCCCTGGCGGCGATGTCCGAAACTTTCATCAGCGCCGCCCACGCCGCCAACATTCCCCTGGAAGTGCTGCACCGGGTGGCCGCCATGGCCAGCGGCGGCATGGACACCCTGCCCCACAACGGCGCGGTGATCACCTTGCTGGCCGTCACCGGCCTGACCCATCGTGAAGCCTACAAAGACATTTTCTGCATTACGCTGATCAAGACCCTCGCGGTGTTCTTCGTGATCGGTGTGTTCTACGCCACTGGCATTGTGTGA
- a CDS encoding acetoacetate--CoA ligase, whose translation MSDILWQPSPERIARSRMDALRRFVNERHSLQLNDYPALHAWSIDQREAFWQAIVDFFDIRFHQRPTAVLVEGPHMPSARWFPGATLSFAEHLLRRRDNTVAVVAVDEDGTEQTLTWAELAAHVAGLQKSLQAAGVTQGDRVAACMPNTWQTLVGMLATTSLGAIWSCSSPDFGTQGVIDRFGQIEPKVLITCAGYRYAGKVIDQRPKVNEILARLPSLQQLIVLPYARPDARVEDFETLAGVALWEDFYQSGGEPEFASVPFDHPLYILYSSGTTGVPKCIVHSTGGVLLQHMKEHGLHVDLGPGDRLFYYTTCGWMMWNWLVSALAVGSSVVLYDGSPFHPGPERLLDLIDQQRISVFGTSPKYLAALESQGIQPRQSHDLGSLKTLLSTGSALAPHSYDYVYRDFKADVCLASMSGGTDIVSCFVNGNPLSAVRRGEMQGKSLGMAVQVWNEAAEAVIGEKGELVCTRHFPAMPIGLWNDPRQDKLRASYFSQFPGVWAQGDYAEELAHGGLLIHGRSDAVLNPGGVRIGTAEIYRQVEKVEEVLDSVAIGQQWQGDVRVVLFVRLRDDVVLDDALEQKIRQVIRANTTPRHVPAKILAVSDIPRTISGKVVELAVRNVVHGEAVKNTDALANPEALEQFRARPELAS comes from the coding sequence ATGTCCGACATCCTCTGGCAACCCAGCCCCGAACGCATCGCCCGGTCGCGCATGGACGCCTTGCGCCGGTTCGTCAACGAACGGCACTCGCTGCAGCTGAACGATTACCCGGCCCTGCACGCCTGGAGCATCGACCAGCGCGAAGCCTTCTGGCAGGCCATCGTGGACTTCTTCGACATCCGTTTTCACCAGCGCCCCACCGCAGTGCTGGTGGAAGGCCCGCATATGCCCAGTGCACGCTGGTTCCCGGGGGCCACGCTGAGTTTCGCCGAACACCTGCTGCGCCGTCGCGATAACACCGTGGCGGTGGTTGCCGTTGATGAAGACGGCACTGAGCAAACGCTGACCTGGGCCGAGCTCGCCGCCCATGTCGCCGGCCTGCAGAAAAGCCTGCAAGCCGCCGGCGTGACCCAGGGCGACCGGGTCGCCGCCTGCATGCCCAACACCTGGCAGACGCTGGTGGGCATGCTCGCGACGACGAGCCTGGGGGCGATCTGGTCGTGCTCATCGCCGGATTTCGGCACCCAGGGCGTCATCGACCGGTTCGGCCAGATCGAGCCCAAGGTCTTGATTACCTGTGCCGGTTATCGTTATGCCGGCAAGGTCATCGACCAGCGCCCGAAGGTGAACGAGATCCTTGCGCGGCTGCCGTCCCTGCAACAGTTGATCGTGCTGCCTTACGCCCGACCCGATGCTCGCGTCGAGGATTTCGAGACCCTGGCCGGCGTTGCGCTGTGGGAGGACTTTTATCAAAGCGGTGGCGAGCCGGAGTTCGCCAGCGTGCCGTTCGATCATCCGTTGTACATCCTCTACTCCAGCGGCACCACCGGCGTGCCGAAGTGCATCGTCCACAGCACCGGCGGTGTGCTGCTGCAGCATATGAAGGAACATGGCCTGCACGTCGATCTCGGTCCCGGGGATCGGCTGTTCTACTACACCACCTGCGGCTGGATGATGTGGAACTGGCTGGTCTCGGCCCTGGCGGTGGGCAGCTCGGTGGTGCTGTATGACGGTTCGCCGTTTCACCCCGGTCCCGAACGCCTGCTCGACCTGATCGACCAACAGCGCATCAGCGTGTTCGGCACCAGCCCGAAATACCTCGCCGCCCTGGAAAGCCAAGGCATCCAGCCACGCCAGAGCCATGACCTGGGCAGCCTCAAGACCCTCCTGTCCACCGGCTCGGCCCTGGCGCCCCACAGCTACGACTACGTTTATCGCGACTTCAAGGCCGACGTTTGCCTGGCCTCGATGTCCGGCGGCACCGATATCGTCTCCTGTTTCGTCAACGGCAACCCGCTGTCCGCCGTGCGCCGGGGCGAGATGCAGGGCAAGAGCCTGGGCATGGCGGTGCAGGTCTGGAACGAGGCCGCCGAGGCGGTGATCGGCGAGAAAGGCGAGCTGGTCTGCACCCGGCATTTTCCGGCGATGCCCATCGGGCTCTGGAACGACCCGCGCCAGGATAAACTTCGCGCCTCCTATTTCAGCCAGTTCCCCGGGGTGTGGGCCCAAGGGGACTACGCCGAAGAACTGGCCCACGGCGGCCTGCTGATCCACGGACGCTCCGACGCGGTACTCAACCCCGGTGGCGTGCGCATTGGCACGGCGGAAATCTATCGGCAGGTGGAAAAAGTCGAAGAGGTTCTCGACAGCGTCGCCATTGGCCAGCAATGGCAGGGTGACGTACGAGTGGTGCTGTTCGTGCGCCTGCGTGATGACGTCGTGCTGGACGATGCCCTGGAGCAGAAGATTCGCCAGGTCATCCGCGCTAACACGACGCCGCGCCATGTACCGGCGAAAATCCTCGCCGTCAGCGACATTCCGCGCACGATCAGCGGAAAAGTGGTGGAACTGGCCGTGCGCAACGTGGTGCATGGCGAGGCGGTGAAGAACACCGATGCGCTGGCCAATCCCGAGGCGCTGGAGCAGTTTCGCGCGCGGCCGGAGCTTGCGTCCTAA
- a CDS encoding PilT/PilU family type 4a pilus ATPase produces the protein MEIDPLLRILASQDGSDLYMSTGAPPCARFEGVLKPLSNQAFKVGDIAGLAESLMDAEQRLEFDRELEMNLAISLAGVGRFRVNIFKQRNDVSMVIRNVKLDIPRFEDLKLPKVLLETIMQKQGLMLFVGATGSGKSTSLAALIDYRNRNSSGHIITIEDPVEYIHRHKKSIVNQREVGVDTRSFHAALKNTLRQAPDVVLIGEIRDRETMEHALAFADTGHLVISTLHAHNANQALDRVINFFPEERRAQLLHDLGNNLKAFVSQRLVRTRGGQRRAAVEVMLGSPTVADLIRRNELGELKGIMEKSEELGMQTFDQALFNLVVEGAIDEEEALKNADSANNLRLRLKLHAETGAAPPADPPAGEWGLMD, from the coding sequence ATGGAAATTGATCCCTTGTTACGCATCCTGGCAAGCCAGGACGGTTCCGACCTCTACATGTCCACCGGTGCACCGCCCTGCGCGCGTTTTGAAGGTGTGCTCAAGCCGCTGAGCAACCAGGCGTTCAAGGTCGGCGACATCGCCGGGCTCGCCGAGTCATTGATGGACGCCGAACAGCGCCTTGAGTTCGATCGGGAACTGGAAATGAACCTGGCGATTTCCCTGGCCGGTGTCGGGCGGTTCCGGGTCAACATCTTCAAACAGCGCAACGACGTGTCCATGGTGATCCGCAACGTCAAGCTGGACATCCCGCGTTTCGAAGACCTGAAGCTGCCCAAGGTGCTGCTGGAAACCATCATGCAGAAGCAGGGGCTGATGTTGTTCGTCGGTGCGACGGGTTCGGGCAAGTCGACCTCCCTGGCGGCGCTGATCGATTACCGCAACCGCAACAGCAGCGGTCATATCATCACCATCGAGGACCCGGTGGAGTATATCCATCGACATAAAAAATCGATCGTCAACCAGCGGGAAGTCGGGGTGGATACGCGCAGTTTCCATGCCGCGCTCAAGAATACCTTGCGCCAGGCGCCGGACGTGGTGCTGATCGGCGAAATCCGCGACCGGGAAACCATGGAGCATGCCCTGGCCTTTGCCGATACCGGCCATCTGGTGATTTCCACCCTGCATGCCCACAACGCCAACCAGGCTTTGGACCGGGTGATCAATTTTTTCCCGGAAGAGCGCCGGGCGCAACTGCTGCACGATTTGGGCAACAACCTCAAGGCGTTTGTTTCCCAGCGCCTGGTGCGCACCCGCGGTGGCCAGCGGCGGGCGGCGGTGGAGGTGATGCTGGGCTCGCCGACGGTGGCCGACCTGATCCGGCGCAACGAGCTGGGCGAGCTCAAGGGCATCATGGAAAAATCCGAGGAACTGGGCATGCAGACGTTCGACCAGGCATTGTTCAACCTGGTGGTCGAAGGCGCCATCGACGAGGAAGAAGCGCTGAAAAATGCCGATTCGGCGAACAACCTGCGGTTGCGCTTGAAGCTGCATGCGGAGACGGGGGCCGCGCCGCCGGCCGATCCGCCGGCGGGGGAGTGGGGGCTCATGGACTGA